From Myxococcales bacterium, the proteins below share one genomic window:
- a CDS encoding M50 family metallopeptidase, translating into MLTFRFGKIPVQVHGSFFLTMLLFSAGNLRNPGLVVGWIVAAFVGVLMHELGHAYAGRLFGLSPAIQLHGMGGLTTWIAGKRISPAKQIVVSLAGPLVGIAVGLPLLLLAPKLSLSPMQAALLDGVIFVNLGWGILNLLPILPLDGGNIMASLFVIVSPKRGEAAARFVSIGVGVAVGAFALYSGVLFGGILALLYAVRNFQALRAGRKAEVDEVPLAAAMAEAYAALERQDGATAIRIAEPILLQTSSDELKVTAIRVLAYARMLEGQWGHVMAILERFSPVIGAEDLGKFERTAEELGRAEDARRIRQLRLVEEGGVPA; encoded by the coding sequence GTGCTCACGTTCCGCTTCGGCAAAATCCCCGTCCAGGTGCACGGCTCGTTCTTCTTGACGATGCTGCTCTTCAGCGCCGGAAACCTGCGAAATCCCGGCCTCGTCGTCGGTTGGATCGTCGCGGCGTTCGTCGGTGTGCTGATGCACGAGCTCGGCCACGCGTACGCAGGGCGCCTCTTCGGCCTCTCTCCGGCGATCCAGCTCCACGGCATGGGCGGGTTGACGACGTGGATCGCCGGCAAACGGATCTCTCCGGCCAAACAAATCGTGGTGAGCCTCGCGGGCCCCCTCGTGGGCATCGCGGTCGGCCTCCCGCTCCTTCTCCTCGCTCCCAAGCTCTCCCTCAGCCCCATGCAGGCCGCCCTGCTCGACGGGGTCATCTTCGTGAACCTCGGGTGGGGCATCTTGAACCTCCTCCCGATCCTCCCGCTCGACGGCGGCAACATCATGGCGTCGCTCTTCGTCATCGTGTCGCCCAAGAGAGGCGAGGCGGCGGCGCGCTTCGTCTCGATCGGCGTCGGTGTCGCCGTGGGCGCGTTCGCGCTCTACTCCGGGGTCCTCTTCGGAGGGATCCTCGCCCTCCTCTACGCCGTCCGCAATTTCCAGGCGCTCCGGGCCGGCCGAAAGGCCGAGGTCGACGAGGTCCCGCTCGCGGCCGCCATGGCCGAGGCCTACGCGGCGCTCGAGCGCCAAGACGGCGCGACCGCCATCCGCATCGCGGAGCCGATCCTCCTCCAGACCTCGTCGGACGAGCTCAAGGTCACGGCCATCCGCGTCCTCGCCTACGCCCGTATGCTCGAGGGGCAGTGGGGCCACGTCATGGCGATCCTCGAGCGGTTCTCGCCCGTCATCGGGGCCGAGGACCTCGGCAAGTTCGAACGCACGGCCGAAGAGCTCGGCCGAGCCGAGGACGCCCGCCGCATCCGGCAGCTCCGTTTGGTCGAAGAGGGCGGAGTGCCGGCCTGA
- a CDS encoding YkgJ family cysteine cluster protein produces the protein MTERQVSFDTQDPFVRPLVEGSARAALELFDEHPGPAGVTQVVSELHAFAGEMARTLTSQVEAVRRLPIACTSGCSYCCRGTPVLVSAPEAIHLAEHLRATRTPDELAEVVARVEATFARVKDLDIDARAEEKVPCPLLDEATGACTVYEARPVACRAYNSCDAARCAEAHDAGLASPVLPSNPILFQATHAAGFGLMLASRLRDRETGPYELVNALRTALAEPGAAAAWLEGRPVFSHTRLSDEGAIAYGDLIDRLADDFRGGRMRDTEKAAIRVDPDAKRRDRNRRKALSKKR, from the coding sequence ATGACCGAGCGCCAGGTGTCCTTCGACACCCAAGACCCTTTCGTTCGACCGCTCGTCGAGGGCTCGGCTCGTGCCGCGCTCGAGCTGTTCGACGAGCACCCCGGCCCCGCCGGTGTCACCCAGGTCGTGTCCGAGCTCCACGCGTTCGCGGGAGAGATGGCCCGCACGCTCACGTCGCAGGTCGAGGCCGTCCGGAGGCTCCCCATCGCGTGCACGAGCGGCTGCTCGTATTGCTGCCGGGGCACTCCGGTGCTCGTGTCCGCGCCCGAGGCGATCCACCTCGCCGAGCACCTCCGTGCCACACGCACGCCCGACGAGCTCGCCGAGGTCGTCGCCCGCGTCGAGGCCACCTTCGCCCGCGTGAAGGACCTCGACATCGACGCGCGCGCCGAAGAAAAGGTGCCGTGCCCTCTCCTCGACGAGGCCACCGGCGCGTGCACCGTCTACGAAGCCCGCCCCGTGGCGTGCCGCGCCTACAACTCGTGCGACGCGGCCCGCTGCGCCGAGGCGCACGACGCGGGCCTCGCGAGCCCCGTGCTCCCCTCGAACCCTATCCTGTTCCAAGCCACGCACGCCGCCGGCTTCGGGCTCATGCTCGCCTCGCGCCTGCGGGACCGCGAGACCGGGCCGTACGAGCTCGTGAATGCGCTGCGGACCGCCCTCGCCGAACCCGGGGCCGCGGCGGCGTGGCTCGAGGGCCGCCCGGTCTTCTCCCACACGCGCCTCAGCGACGAGGGCGCCATCGCGTACGGCGACTTGATCGATCGCCTCGCCGACGACTTCCGCGGGGGCCGCATGCGCGACACCGAGAAGGCCGCGATCCGTGTCGATCCCGACGCCAAGCGCCGCGACCGCAACCGCCGCAAGGCCCTCTCCAAGAAGCGCTGA
- a CDS encoding AMP-binding protein — translation MVKKRVFEVLAETVKRHGARTALKVKRGGAWRATSWEGYLANVRRAARALMALGLEKGESVVLIGFNSPEWVTANVGAIFAGGVPAGIYTTNSPAQCRYIAAHSGARVAFTENDAQSKKFLEVRSELPKLVAIVQMNEPPTSEGVLSWDEFLAKGDTVTDAALSARMEEQSPDDVCTLIYTSGTTGDPKAVMLSHDNCTWTANTLVETLRFGSDDVSLSYLPLSHVAEQMLTVHGPMRMGSTVYFGESLEALGENLKEVRPTFFLGVPRVWEKMQAKMVAAGANAPPARKKLAAWARGIGLASGYADQRGEKRPFWYPVAKKLVFDTVRERLGMDRLRVAVTGAAPISKDTLEFFLSLGIPLLEVYGMSECTGPASFSAPDAYRTGKAGRVVPGTELKIAADGEICYRGRHVFKGYLHDAEATANAIDADGWLHSGDIGTVDREGYVQITDRKKDLLITAGGENIAPQVIEGALKALPVVGQAVVIGDRQKFLAALVTLDPERIARECEECGSSARDVPTAAKDPVFFAHLERQIATVNASLARVQTIKKFAILPHDFSIEGGELTPTMKIKRKVVNEKYKGEIEALYAGAD, via the coding sequence ATGGTCAAAAAGCGTGTGTTCGAGGTGCTCGCCGAGACGGTCAAGCGGCATGGGGCGCGTACCGCCCTCAAGGTCAAACGTGGCGGCGCGTGGCGCGCGACGAGCTGGGAAGGGTACCTCGCGAACGTGCGACGCGCGGCGCGTGCGCTCATGGCCCTCGGCCTCGAGAAGGGCGAGTCGGTCGTGCTCATCGGCTTCAACTCACCCGAGTGGGTCACGGCGAACGTCGGCGCCATCTTCGCCGGGGGCGTGCCCGCGGGCATCTACACGACGAACAGCCCGGCTCAGTGCCGGTACATCGCGGCCCACTCCGGGGCGCGGGTCGCCTTCACCGAGAACGACGCGCAGTCGAAGAAGTTCCTCGAGGTGCGCTCCGAGCTGCCGAAGCTCGTGGCCATCGTGCAGATGAACGAGCCGCCCACCTCCGAGGGCGTGCTCTCGTGGGACGAGTTCCTCGCCAAGGGCGACACGGTGACCGACGCCGCGCTCTCCGCTCGCATGGAGGAGCAGTCTCCCGACGACGTCTGCACGCTCATCTACACCTCGGGCACCACGGGCGACCCGAAGGCCGTCATGCTGTCGCACGACAACTGCACGTGGACCGCGAACACCCTCGTCGAGACGCTTCGGTTCGGCTCGGACGACGTGAGCCTCAGCTACCTCCCGCTGAGCCACGTGGCCGAGCAGATGCTGACGGTGCACGGGCCGATGCGCATGGGCTCGACCGTGTACTTCGGCGAGAGCCTCGAGGCCCTCGGCGAGAACCTGAAGGAGGTCCGCCCCACGTTCTTCCTCGGGGTGCCCCGGGTCTGGGAGAAGATGCAAGCCAAGATGGTCGCCGCCGGCGCGAACGCCCCGCCCGCGCGGAAGAAGCTCGCCGCGTGGGCGCGCGGGATCGGTCTCGCGTCCGGGTACGCCGATCAACGCGGCGAGAAGCGCCCCTTCTGGTACCCGGTCGCGAAGAAGCTCGTGTTCGACACGGTGCGGGAGCGCCTCGGCATGGACCGACTCCGCGTGGCCGTCACGGGGGCCGCGCCGATCTCGAAGGACACGCTCGAGTTCTTCTTGAGCCTCGGCATCCCTCTGCTCGAGGTGTACGGCATGAGCGAGTGCACGGGGCCCGCGTCGTTCTCGGCGCCCGACGCGTACCGCACCGGCAAGGCGGGCCGCGTGGTGCCCGGCACCGAGCTCAAGATCGCCGCCGACGGCGAGATTTGTTACCGGGGTCGGCACGTGTTCAAGGGCTACCTCCACGACGCGGAGGCGACCGCGAACGCCATCGACGCCGACGGGTGGCTCCACTCGGGGGACATCGGCACGGTCGACCGCGAGGGGTACGTGCAGATCACGGACCGCAAGAAGGATCTGCTCATCACCGCGGGCGGAGAGAACATCGCCCCGCAGGTCATCGAGGGGGCGCTCAAGGCGCTCCCCGTCGTGGGTCAGGCCGTGGTGATCGGCGACCGCCAGAAGTTCCTCGCGGCGCTCGTCACGCTCGATCCCGAGCGCATCGCGCGCGAGTGCGAAGAGTGCGGGAGCTCCGCGCGCGACGTGCCCACGGCGGCCAAGGACCCGGTGTTCTTCGCGCACCTCGAGCGCCAGATCGCGACGGTGAACGCTTCCCTCGCGCGCGTCCAAACCATCAAGAAATTCGCCATCTTACCGCACGACTTCTCGATCGAGGGCGGCGAGCTCACGCCCACGATGAAGATCAAACGCAAGGTCGTGAACGAGAAGTACAAAGGCGAGATCGAGGCGCTCTACGCCGGCGCCGACTGA
- a CDS encoding SDR family oxidoreductase gives MSRPPIDGATVLLTGASSGIGLELAKLFAARAKVLVLVARRKDRLAALKAELEGAHPSLVVRVEPCDLGVPDEATALVARLEQDGVHTDVLVNNAGIGVMGMFDKADLGRLRAMIDLNVTSLVALTHACVRGMVERGRGGILNVSSGAGLTLMPGFAAYVGSKHFVTGFSEALRCDLSGTGVTVTQVCPGPVATEFEETAGNFTGMKVPGFIEISAAHCARSAFSGFARGRAIVLPGFVMSVLLSLSAWTPRWLVRAYTAFGARLLREKEVAKRASP, from the coding sequence ATGAGCCGCCCCCCGATCGACGGCGCCACCGTTCTCCTCACGGGTGCGTCGTCGGGCATCGGCCTCGAGCTCGCGAAGCTCTTCGCCGCGCGCGCCAAGGTGCTCGTCCTCGTGGCGCGCCGGAAGGACCGCCTCGCCGCGCTGAAGGCCGAGCTCGAAGGCGCGCACCCCTCGCTCGTCGTCCGCGTGGAGCCGTGTGATCTCGGTGTGCCCGACGAGGCGACCGCGCTGGTCGCGCGCCTCGAGCAGGACGGCGTCCACACCGACGTGCTCGTGAACAACGCCGGGATCGGCGTGATGGGCATGTTCGACAAAGCGGACCTCGGGCGGCTCCGCGCGATGATCGATCTCAACGTGACGAGCCTGGTCGCGCTGACCCACGCGTGCGTGCGTGGCATGGTCGAGCGCGGTCGTGGGGGCATCCTCAACGTGAGCTCGGGGGCGGGCCTCACCTTGATGCCGGGCTTCGCGGCCTACGTCGGCTCGAAACATTTCGTCACGGGTTTCTCCGAGGCCCTGCGGTGCGATCTCTCGGGCACCGGTGTGACCGTGACGCAGGTGTGCCCAGGCCCGGTCGCCACCGAGTTCGAAGAGACCGCAGGCAATTTCACGGGCATGAAGGTGCCGGGCTTCATCGAGATCTCGGCGGCCCACTGCGCGCGGTCCGCGTTCTCGGGCTTCGCGCGCGGTCGGGCCATCGTGCTGCCCGGCTTCGTCATGAGCGTGCTCCTCTCGCTCTCGGCGTGGACGCCGCGCTGGCTCGTGCGCGCGTACACGGCGTTCGGCGCGCGCCTCCTCCGGGAGAAAGAGGTCGCGAAGCGCGCTTCGCCCTGA
- a CDS encoding dienelactone hydrolase family protein produces MATLDARDVRTPSGPIPTRVYLSDHGGGATLVLAPGAGASQAHPFLVAVSSAVADAGVHVVTFDFAYMAAGKKLPDRMPALLTTYTAVLEDVRERMGGAVSVGGKSMGARVAALVRAAEPELVAYVALGYPLCPPGRPAERAPREAVLAKVPGPALVVQGERDAFGGSDVIAEVLRGLDPEGSRWSLEAVPGADHGFATPKRGRAADAEPVELRIGRHVAAFVRRVSGVDGV; encoded by the coding sequence ATGGCCACCCTCGACGCACGCGACGTGCGCACCCCCTCGGGACCCATCCCCACGAGGGTCTACCTCTCGGACCACGGCGGCGGAGCCACGCTCGTGCTCGCTCCCGGCGCCGGCGCGTCCCAGGCCCATCCGTTCCTCGTCGCGGTGAGCTCGGCCGTGGCCGACGCCGGCGTGCACGTGGTCACCTTCGACTTCGCATACATGGCTGCGGGCAAGAAGCTCCCCGATCGCATGCCCGCGCTCCTCACCACGTACACGGCCGTGCTCGAGGACGTGCGCGAGCGCATGGGCGGCGCGGTCTCGGTCGGTGGAAAGTCGATGGGCGCGCGTGTCGCGGCGCTCGTGCGGGCCGCCGAGCCGGAGCTCGTCGCGTACGTGGCGCTCGGGTACCCGCTCTGTCCGCCCGGGCGCCCTGCCGAGCGCGCTCCCCGCGAGGCCGTGCTCGCGAAGGTGCCGGGGCCAGCGCTCGTCGTCCAGGGCGAGCGCGACGCGTTCGGGGGCAGCGACGTCATCGCCGAGGTGCTCCGCGGGCTCGATCCCGAAGGCTCGCGGTGGTCGCTCGAGGCCGTGCCCGGCGCGGATCATGGGTTCGCGACACCGAAACGCGGGCGGGCCGCGGACGCCGAGCCGGTCGAGCTTCGGATCGGGCGCCATGTGGCGGCGTTCGTTCGCCGGGTGTCCGGCGTGGATGGTGTCTAG
- a CDS encoding VWA domain-containing protein has product MAIRPRPTAALSLALSFTAFTAFLAPACGSSEPLSAFDAGFDAGTVTFPPPGDFGDSGTGGDGGTNPFDLDGGCANATAEAKRTPVYMMLVIDGSGSMDGFDGTAYVAGEREIDPETTTPRQDLTNQATQSSGKKWIAVRGALKAFFDGLAARPDPSLAVGMYLFSSNTAKPSAQTDVAIGFVDATQATALKGRLSPPVYPAQGTPLAAAVRGQRPILTSYVPQAPVLPGGKYVMVMMTDGVPNAANLTQPQANADVIAAINEAKNGTPGATVFVVGVGNPTARVDQYDEVFLGQAAQAGGAPEPGCNPAWSDTNTTGKPCHFQVTPGAKTAAQIRDDFLAAINQIREKVASCEFTLEKPQGAGAIDPTKVNVLYTNGQGKEAPIPQNPQNGWSYDDPQNPTKVILNGQACADMKADPDSKIRVVIGCKTIVTK; this is encoded by the coding sequence ATGGCGATTCGTCCTCGGCCGACGGCTGCCCTTTCCCTCGCTCTTTCTTTCACCGCCTTCACGGCGTTCCTCGCTCCCGCGTGTGGCTCGTCCGAGCCGCTCAGCGCGTTCGACGCGGGCTTCGACGCGGGCACGGTCACCTTCCCGCCCCCGGGCGACTTCGGCGACTCGGGCACCGGAGGCGACGGCGGAACGAACCCGTTCGACCTCGACGGCGGCTGCGCGAACGCCACCGCCGAAGCGAAGCGCACCCCTGTCTACATGATGCTCGTCATCGACGGCTCGGGCAGCATGGACGGCTTCGACGGCACCGCGTACGTCGCCGGAGAGCGGGAGATCGATCCCGAGACCACGACGCCCCGGCAAGACCTGACAAACCAAGCGACGCAGTCCTCGGGAAAGAAGTGGATCGCGGTGCGCGGCGCGCTCAAGGCCTTCTTCGACGGTCTCGCGGCGCGCCCCGATCCGAGCCTCGCGGTCGGCATGTATCTCTTCTCGAGCAACACCGCGAAGCCGAGCGCCCAGACCGACGTGGCCATCGGCTTCGTCGACGCGACGCAGGCGACGGCGCTGAAGGGCCGCCTCAGCCCGCCCGTGTATCCGGCGCAGGGCACCCCGCTCGCGGCGGCCGTGCGTGGCCAGCGCCCCATCTTGACGTCGTACGTGCCGCAAGCGCCCGTGCTCCCGGGCGGGAAGTACGTGATGGTGATGATGACGGACGGCGTGCCCAACGCCGCGAACCTCACGCAGCCCCAGGCGAACGCCGACGTGATCGCGGCGATCAACGAGGCCAAGAACGGCACCCCGGGAGCGACGGTGTTCGTCGTCGGCGTGGGCAACCCCACGGCGCGCGTCGACCAGTACGACGAGGTCTTCCTCGGTCAGGCCGCCCAGGCCGGCGGGGCCCCGGAGCCAGGATGCAACCCCGCCTGGTCGGACACGAACACCACCGGCAAGCCCTGCCACTTCCAGGTCACGCCCGGAGCCAAGACGGCCGCGCAGATCCGCGACGACTTCCTCGCGGCGATCAACCAGATCCGCGAGAAGGTCGCCTCGTGCGAGTTCACCCTCGAGAAGCCCCAGGGCGCGGGCGCCATCGACCCGACCAAGGTCAACGTGCTCTACACGAACGGCCAGGGCAAAGAGGCGCCCATCCCGCAGAACCCGCAGAACGGCTGGTCGTACGACGACCCGCAAAACCCGACGAAGGTCATCCTGAACGGGCAAGCGTGCGCCGACATGAAAGCCGACCCCGACAGCAAGATCCGCGTCGTCATCGGCTGCAAGACGATCGTGACCAAGTAG